CGGGAGAAGCTCAGCAGCCCGACCACACAACCTGCCATAAACACCAGCAGAATAGCCCACTCCAGAGCCTTGATTGCACCCAGAATGGGCGCATACATCCCCATCAGCAACAGAATGAAACTGCCTGAGATGCCCGGCAAAATCATGGCACAGATAGCAATCATACCCGCAAGGAATATAATCAGGCTTGAGGGTTCTACACTGCCCGGTGCCTGTTCGGTAATGATGTAGGCCAGCAACACCCCTGTGGCGAATGTAGCCATGAGGTTCATATTCCAGCCTCGAATATGCCGGGCGACACTCCAGGTAGACGCCAATATTAAGCCGAAAAAGAATGACCAGAGCAGGATCGGGTACTCGTCCAACAGATAGAGCACAACCCGCGAGATGGTTAACAGGCTCAGTAAAATACCTGACACCAGCGCTAACAGAAAACTGCCGTTGATGTAGCGCCAGCAGGACATCAGTCCTTCGTTGAACAGAATACGCACCGCTTCAGGGTTAAACTGTTTAATACTGTCGATCAGCTCTTCGTATATACCGGTGATGAATGCAATGGTGCCGCCGGAAACACCGGGGACGACATCAGCAGCTCCCATCATCATCCCCTTGCCGGAGAGGACCAGATAATCCTTCTTGCTTCGCATCGAGCCTCCTTGCAACCCGTCAGCGCACAGTACCGCTGAGCAGTGGCACAAAGCGCACGGCTTCCAGCGTTTCGGTTTCGTACTTGTCTTCGGTCACACGTGTAATCCGCTTCAGTATCTGTTCGTCATGACCGACGGGGATCACCAACCGCCCTCCAACTGCGAGCTGCTCCAGCAACTCGTGAGGTATTTCGCGTGGCGCGGCAGTCACCAGAATTCCGTCAAAGGGTGCCTTTTCAGGCCAGCCCATGCCACCGTCGGTATGGCGCAGCATCACATTGTGCAACTTCAGCCGCTGCAAACGTTTGCGCGCCTTTTCCTGCAACGGACGAATGCGCTCAACGCTGAACACCTGATCCACCAACTGTGCCAGTACGGCTGTCTGGTAGCCAGACCCGGTACCCACCTCAAGTACCTTATTGAGCGACTCACCCTCCAGCAAAAGCTCTGTCATGCGGGCTACGATATAAGGCTGCGAAATCGTCTGGTTATAACCGATGGGAAGGGCCGTATCTTCATAGGCCCGATGTGAAAGCGCCTCATCTATGAAGATATGGCGTGGCGTATCTCGAACCACATTCAGCACTTCCTCACTGATCACACCCTGATCACGCAAGCGCTGAGCAAGTCGGTCTCGGGTACGGCGCGAGGTCATGCCTATACCCTGCAGATCCATGTCGATCACAGCAGCCCCTCCAGCCAGTCCCCCAGATTGTCCATGCCCGTATAGTGGGTCATGTCGATCTGCAGCGGTGTGACGGAGACAAAGCCGTTTTCAACGGCAAAAAAATCGGTTCCGGGCTCAGCATCCGCTGCCGCACCGGCACCGGCAATCCAATAGCGGATGCGACCACGCGGGTCTTCTACCTGCACCGGTGGCTCGGCACCGTGGCGATGCCCCAGCCTGGTTACATGAATACCGCGTATCTGGTCCAGCGGCAGGTCTGGTACATTCACATTCAGAACCGTACGTGGCGCAACCACCAGACTATCCAGCCGCTGCACCAGAGAAGCAACGATTTCTGCCGCAGTTTCATAGTGTTTGGGGTGAAAGCTGTGCATGGAAACAGCAATCGGCGGCAAACGGCAGTGACGCCCCTCTGTTGCCGCAGCCACAGTACCTGAGTACAGCACATCATCGCCCAGGTTGGCACCGGCATTAATACCCGACACTACAATGTCCGGACGACGCTGCTCAGTGAACAGCCCAGAGCCCCCCAGATGAACGCAGTCAGTCGGCGTGCCATTGATACCGATATAGCCACTATGGTGTTGATGGGCCTCCAGCGGACGGTCAAGGGTAAGAGAGTTACTGGCACCGCTGCGGTTGCGATCAGGAGCAACGACACAGGTTTCAGCATCCTGCTTCAGTCGCTCGGCCAGCGTCGCCAGTCCCGGGGCGTAGACCCCGTCATCATTTGAAATCAGAATCAACATTATCGGTATGTATCTCAGTTCACTTCCGCTGAGGCCGCTGCATTCTGCCACTGGCAGAGTTCGCGCAGCACACTGGTGGCAAAGGCGCCGGACGGCAGTTCAAATTCAAGTATCCATTGTCCTTCAGACGCCTCCCGTGCCGCAAGCGCCTTTGGTATCAAGCGCAGTGCACGCCGCTCCTGGTTGAGGCCGAGTGACTCCAGCCCTTGGCAGATCGCCTGTGCCGGAGCAAGTGCAGCCTGCTCAAAAACAGCTGCCTCATCCCGTGTCATCAACTGCCCACGCCCCCACATGGGGCCGGTCAGATGCACGTCGCCGCGCTGCAACCGCGCCATCAGGTCAGGCGCATCATCGGCCATAAAGCAACTTTGACTGCCATCAAGCATCAGTACGTCACCAGGCAGAATACGATCCCAGATCTCCTGTCGCAGGCGGGTATTGATCACCTGATTGAACAGCCAGGAACGCAGGGCAGAGATATACAGCCCCTTCTTGTGGCGCTGGCGTTCACGCAACCTGCCTTCGAGCAGAGCCAACCCCTTGTCGAGGTTGCCACCGGCATTACCGAAACGCTGCTCACCAAAGAAGTTGGGGACACCCTGGCGGATCTTCTCCACCCGCTCGACAAAGGCTTCCGGCTCAGTCAGGTCACGCAGACGGATTACGAACCGGTTGCCCGACAGAGCCCCCAGTCGCAGCTTGCGACTGTGGCGACAGCTGTGCAGCACGTCGATACTGTCGCCGCCAAACAGGGACCAGTTCAGGGTACGGCCGATGGGCAGGCGTACACTGAACCATTGCTCGGTAACGGCATGGCGATCCTTTTTACCGGCATACCCCACGTCACGCGGACTGATCTGACAGAAGTTGGCCAGCTGACGTGCTACCCAGTCGGTATTCTCGCCCCGTTTGCGAATATGGAGAAACAGGTGTTCTCCTTCGCCATCAGGCTCAAAAGGCAACTGCTCAAATACTTGAAAGTCTTCAGGACAACTGCGGATGATTGCAGTGGAAGGTGGCTCGCCCAACAGCCATTCGCAGGCGGAATCAAACATCACGGCCTTGGTTGCTCCGGCTCGGGTTCTATCAGTTGGAAAAAGGTTTCGCCCTTGCGCACCATGCCCATTTCACTGCGAGCACGTTCTTCCAAGGCGCCCAAGCCACGCTTGAGGTCCTGTACTTCAGCCTCAAGGCGCTGGTTGCGTTCGGCCAGTTGCTGGTTTTCGACCTGCTGTTGCAGTATCTGCTCTTCCAGTTGCCACACCTGACGCAGGTTGGCCTCGCCGAACCAGAGTCGGTACTGAAGCCCTGCCAGTAACAGCAGTAATATCAACAGTAGCCAGCGATACACTGTTCTTCCCCGGGGTCAAAAAAGGGGGCCGGAGCCCCCTCGGATCACACGTCAGTCTATCAGGCCTGACCCTTGATCTCTTTCAGTCCGTTGTAAACTGCCTTGTCGCCCAGCTCTTCGGCAATGCGCAGCAGGCGGTTGTACTTGGCCACACGGTCGGAACGACACAGGGAACCGGTCTTGATCTGACCCGCAGCGGTACCCACGGCCAGATCAGCGATGGTGGTATCTTCAGTCTCACCGGAACGGTGAGAGATTACCGCCGTGTAGCCGGCATCCTTGGCCATCTTGATCGCATCCAAGGTTTCGGACAGGGAGCCGATCTGGTTGAACTTGATCAGGATGGAGTTGGCGATGGCGTTGTCGATGCCACGCTTGAGGATTTTGGTGTTGGTCACGAACAGGTCGTCGCCCACCAGCTGTACCTTGTCACCGATCTTGCGGGTCAGGCTGGCCCAGCCGTCCCAGTCGGATTCATCCATTCCGTCTTCGATGGAGACGATCGGATAGTTTTCGCACAGCTGCGCCAGGTAGTCGCCGAAGCCTTCAGCATCGAACACCTTGCCTTCACCAGCCAGATCGTACTTGCCGTCCTTGTAGAATTCGGAAGAGGCGCAGTCCAGAGCCAGGGTCACGTCGGTGCCCAGCTTGTAACCGGCCTTGTCGATCGCTTCCTTGATCACCACGAGCGCTTCTTCGTTGGAACCCAGGTTCGGCGCAAAGCCGCCTTCGTCACCAACGGCTGTATTCAGGCCACGAGTTTTCAACACCGCTTTCAGGGCATGGAAAATTTCGGCACCACAGCGCAGGGCATCACCAAAGTTGTCGAAGTTCACCGGCTGAACCATGAACTCCTGAATGTCGACGTTGTTGTCGGCATGCTCGCCACCGTTGAGAATGTTCATCATCGGCACCGGCATGGAGAACTGACCGGCGGTGCCGTTAATTTCGGCAATGTGCGCGTACAGCGGGATGCCCTTCTCGGTTGCAGCAGCCTTGGCCGCCGCCAGAGACACGGCCAGAATGGCGTTGGCGCCCAGATTAGCCTTGTTTTCGGTACCATCCAGCGCCAGCATTTTGTCATCCAGCGCACGCTGGTCGGTCACATCCATACCGATCAGTGCTTCACGGATAGTACCGTTAACGGCGGCTACCGCCTTTTTTACACCCTTGCCCAGATAGCGGGATTTATCGCCGTCACGCAGTTCCAGTGCTTCACGCGAACCGGTGGAAGCACCTGAAGGTGCACAGGCTGTTCCCATCACGCCGGAGGTCAGGATGACATCGGCTTCTACGGTCGGGTTACCACGGGAATCCAGTACTTCACGTGCCTTGATATTCGCAATCTGAGCCATTGTGCTTGTGTCTCCAGTTAACGCTTGAAAGATTACTGCTGCGCCTGACGTGTCAGCGCGGCCTTGATAAATCCGGTGAACAGGCCATGTCCATCACGCGGCGTCGAGGTAAACTCCGGGTGGAACTGACAGGCCACAAACCAGGGATGATCAGGTGCTTCAACCACTTCAACCAGCTCGCCATCCACTGAGCGACCGGTAATTTTAAGACCGGCCTCTTCCAGCAGAGGTACGTAATTGTTGTTCACTTCATAACGGTGGCGGTGACGCTCGCGGATCTCGGTGCTGCCGTAGGCCTCGGCTACGTTGGAGCCTGCGGCCAAATGACAGGTTTGAGCCCCCAGACGCATGGTGCCGCCCAGGTCGGAGTTCTCGCCACGCACTTCGATTTCACCGGTATGGTCGGTCCACTCGGTGATCAGGGCAATCACCGGATGCGGTGACTGACGATCAAACTCGGTAGAGTTGGCACCGTCCAGCCCTGCCACATGGCGGGCGTATTCGATCACAGCCACCTGCATGCCAAGACAGATTCCCAGGTAGGGCACTTTGTTCTCGCGTGCGAAGCGCACCGCTTCAATTTTGCCTTCTACACCACGCTCACCAAAGCCGCCCGGTACCAGGATGGCGCTGAAACCTTCCAGAATGCCGCAGCCCTCGCGCTCGACCCGTTCGGAGTCGATATACTCAATACGTACTTTTTGACGCAAGGCGATGCCGGCATGCGAGATCGCTTCGATCAGTGACTTGTAGGCATCCAGCAGCTCCATGTACTTGCCAACCATGGCGATGGTCACTTCGCCATCCGGGCGCAGGAATGCATCCGCTACCCGGTTCCATTCAGCCAGATCCGCAGCCTTGCAGTTGATGCGGAAACGTTCGGTGACGATCTCGTCCAAATGCTGTTCCCACAGCATGGCCGGGATGTTGTAGATGGTGTTGGCGTCGGGCAGAGAAATAACGGCACGCTCTTCCACATTGGTGAACATGGCCACCTTGCGACGGGAAGACTCGTCCAGCGGCTTCTCGGAACGACAGACCAGAATATCCGGCTGTATACCGATTGAGCGCAGCTCTTTAACAGAGTGCTGGGTCGGCTTGGTCTTGGTCTCGCCAGCCGTTGCGATGTACGGCACCAGTGTCAGGTGCATGAACAGTGCGCGGGAGGCGCCCACTTCAGCCTTGAGCTGACGTACTGCCTCCAGGAACGGCAGCGACTCAATATCGCCCACAGTGCCACCGATCTCGACCAATGCCACATCCGCATCGCCGGCCCCCTCGATCACCCGGCGCTTGATCTCGTCGGTGATGTGCGGAATCACCTGTACGGTTCCGCCCAGGTAATCGCCACGACGCTCCTTGCGCAGCACATGTTGATACACACGGCCGGTGGTAAAGTTGTTGCGCTTGCTCATGGTGGTGCGAATAAAGCGCTCGTAGTGACCGAGGTCAAGGTCGGTCTCGGCGCCATCCTCGGTTACAAATACTTCACCATGCTGGAAGGGGCTCATTGTGCCCGGGTCCACGTTGATATATGGGTCCAGCTTGAGCATTGTAACTTTGAGGCCACGAGCCTCGAGAATAGCCGCCAGAGAAGCTGATGCGATGCCTTTGCCCAATGAGGACACAACACCGCCTGTGACGAAAATATAACGCGTCATGCGGAACCTGTCAGATCAAGATATTGAGGGGAGAAAACGTACTCAAGATGGGACTGCAGGATAGCAAAAGGTACGCCTCAGGACAAACCAAAACCACTCCAGATCGGCAAGAGTCCCTCCTCGCTGCCCGCCGCCTCACACAGAGTGATGCCCGGAACCGCAACAATCTCGCCATCTTTCAACAGTAATGGCTGACAGGCGCGCAGCCAGGGCGGTAGTCCCGCCTCCTGCAGCAACTGTTTCAGACTGACCGAACCGCCACGCCCGAGCGGGCGCAGACGCTCCCCGCCCCGACGGAGCTGCAGTGTCAGGCGCTGACCGACCGGCAGGCCTCGTCTGGCCGGTTGCCACTGCAAACACCCCAGTGGCAATTGGATCGACTCACCCACGACCAGATTCCGTTCGCCCTCTTCGACAAGCGGCAGGGGATCGGGCAACAGATAAAGTACACCCTGATGGCGCCTCAACTGATGATCGGGCAGGCGAAAAACCGGCTGGGCATCCGCTCGGGCATGCAAAAGATCCTTCTCCAGCTGCAGCAACTGAGCCCGCCCCAGCCGATGCCCGCTCTGCTCACTGACCCAGACATGCAGCAGATTGCGCTGCCGCGCCTGACTCAGGAGATTCAACCGTGCAAGGCTGAGGCCGCCCCGCTCTGCACACCGGGAAATATCTTCCTGCGCGCGCTCGGTCAGCAACTCACTGGCCTCACGCATCACTGCAGCAGTTTCACTGCAACGGGACAAAAAGCCCGGCCAGCGTTGCTTGAGAACTGGCAACACATTGAGCCGCAGGAGGTTGCGATCATAGCGCGGGTTGGCATTGCTGGGGTCTTCAACCGGCTCAAGCCCGAGCTCAAACGCGGCCCGCTCCAGACACTCACGTGACTGCTGCAGCAGGGGACGCAGCAGCATCCCCTGCCCTAAAGGGCGTGAGCGTGGCATGGCCGCAAGACCCATCACCCCAGAACCTCGCAACAGCCGCAACAGCAGGGTTTCGGCCTGATCATCCGCATGCTGCGCCAACAGCAGGCAGTCACCGGGCTGCAGAAAGGACTCAAAGGCATGGTAACGCGCTGCGCGGGCGGATGCTTCCGAATCGGAGTCAGGTGTCACCCGGATCAGATTGAAAGGGATATTCAGCCGGCCACACTGCTCACGACAGTGTTCGGCCCAAAGCGCCGAACCGGCCTGCAGCTGATGATCGATATGCAGAGCTATAACCGATTGCGACGGTGCAAGCCGTTGCAGCAGGAAAAGTAACAGGGAGGAGTCCAGCCCACCGCTGAGTGCAACCACCCAGCGGCGGACTTTTGGGCAGGTATCAAGCTGCTGCCTGAGCCCAACAAGCAGGTCAGACACAACGCCCGACCCGGTGCTATCAATCTTCGAACACACCGTAGGACATCAGACGCTGATAGCGGCGCTCCAGCAGTTCTTCAGCGGGCAGGTCCGCCAGACGATCCAGAGTTTCCAGCAGGTGTTTTTTCAAATTTGCCGCCATCAACTCGGGGTTGCGATGCGCACCTCCCAGTGGCTCGCTGATGACTTGATCCACCAGACCCAGCTCGTGCAGGCGCCCGGAGGTGATGCCCATCGCCTTGGCGGCATCAGAGGCACGCTCTGCACTTTTCCAAAGGATGGACGCGCAGCCCTCCGGTGAAATCACGGAGTAGGTACCATATTGCAGCATCAGCAGTTCGTCACAGACACCGATTGCCAGTGCACCGCCAGACCCCCCCTCACCGATTACGGTGGAGATGATCGGGGTGTTCAACTGTGACATCTTCGCCAGGTTGAATGCGATCGCTTCCGACTGACCACGTTCTTCGGCGTCGATCCCCGGATAGGCGCCCGGGGTGTCGATGAAGGTCAGTACCGGCAGTTTGAAGCGCTCTGCCATCTCCATCATGCGCAGCGCCTTGCGGTAACCTTCGGGGCGCGGCATGCCGAAGTTGCGGCGTACCTTTTCCTTCACTTCGCGGCCTTTCTGATGACCAATCACCATCACCGGGCGACCATCAAGACGGGCCAAACCACCGACAATCGCCTGATCATCGGCAAAGTGACGATCGCCATGGATTTCGTCAAAGTCGTCGAAGACATGTTGGACATAGTCCAGCGTATAGGGGCGCTGCGGGTGGCGCGCCAGCTGGGAGATCTGCCAGGCCGAGAGATCCTTGAAGATCGATTCGGTCAGACTGCGGCTCTTGTCCTGCAGTTTTTCCAGCTCATCACCCAGATTCAGACCGTCAGTACCTTCGTTGACGTGACGCAATTCACTGATCTTGGCTTCAAGTTCTGCGATCGGCTGTTCGAAATCCAGATAATTGGGGTTCATGCGGGTCTGCTTCTGTTCTGTAACATGGGGCCCGGGGGCACTGAATAATTGCACGATTTTAACGGTTGCGCGGGTGGATCACCACCCCATCAGTCATAACACAGGCGCACAGCCTTGTTACCGAACTGTTCCTTCAACTGCAACAGCAGCTCATCAGTCGGCGAGACGGACCACTCACTGCCCAGCCAGACCCGTGCCTCGGCGTCTTCACGACGGTACCTCAGCGCCACGGACAGGCTGATCAGCGGGCTACGCCCCTTCGCCAGAGTATCAGCCAGCTGTCGTAACTGGCGCGGCCCAAGCTGGCGGGTATCGCACTGCACTTCAACACAGCGCGCCTGTGCCGCACGTATCTGAGCCATGCTTTGCACTCGATTACAGCGTACCTTGAGCCCACCATTGTAGTCATCCTGTACCACTTCGCCTTCTACTACCAGAACCGCGTCCTTGTTGATGACGGTGCGGGCTTCTTCATAGGTATCACCAAACAGAGTGACTTCAAGCCGCGCACTGCGATCGTCCAGGGTCAGGAAACAGAGGTTATCGCCCTTTTTGGTCTTCTTCAGCCGCATGTCGACAACAAGACCGGCCATCTTCTGGCTGCGACCACGATCTGGCTGAATCTCCACCAGCTTACGACTGACCAGATGTTTCAGCTCCGCTTCATACTCATCGATCGGATGACCAGTAACGTAGAGCCCCAGCGTATCCTTTTCGCCCTGCAGGCGCTCCTTGTCGGTCCAGTCACGCGCCTTGTGAAACTCGGCATAGGGGTCCGAGGGCGCTTCAGCCTCCACCGCGCCGAACAGGTCCATCATGCCGGCATCTTCGTTGCGCGCACTCTGATCGGCCGCCTTCAATGCGGCCGGAATCGCATCCCAGAGAACTGCACGCGAAGGGCCCACACTGTCCAGTGCGCCGCACCTCACCAGCGCCTCCAGCACTCGCTTGTTGAGTTTGCCTGCCCCCACCCGCTCACAGAAGTCAAACAGGTCACGGAAGGCACCCCCTTCCTGACGGGCACGCACGATAGCTTCCACCGGGCCTTCACCCACCCCCTTAACGGCTCCGAGGCCATACACCACTTCATCGGCGTCGTTGACGGTGAACATGTATTCACTGTCATTCACGTCCGGCAGACGTACCGTCAGTTTCATCTGACGACACTCTTCGATGAAGATCACCACCTTGTCGGTGTTCTGCATATCGGACGAGAGCACGGCGGCCATGAAGGCAGCAGGGTAGTGCTGCTTCAGCCAGGCAGTCTGATAGGACACCAGCGCATAGGCCGCCGAGTGGGACTTGTTGAAGCCGTAACCGGCGAATTTTTCCACCAGATCGAAGATATTGCCCGCCAGGTCCTTGTCGATTCCCTGATTGGCACACCCTTCCAGGAAGATGCTGCGCTGTTTGGCCATCTCTTCGGGCTTTTTCTTGCCCATTGCACGTCGCAGCATGTCGGCGCCGCCAAGGGTGTAACCCGCCATCACCTGGGCGATCTGCATCACCTGCTCCTGATACAGGATGATGCCGTAGGTAGGCTCCAGTACAGGCTGCAAGCTGTCGAGCTGGTAATCAGGGTGCGGCCAGGCCAGTGGAGCACGGCCATGCTTTCGGTTGATGAAGTCGTCCACCATCCCCGATTGCAGCGGCCCCGGACGGAACAGGGCCACCAACGCGATGATATCCTCAAACCGGTTTGGCAAAAGACGGCGAATCAGATCCTTCATGCCGCTGGATTCCAGCTGGAACACCGCAGTGGTCTGGGCACTCTGCAGCAGCTTAAACGTATCAGGATCTTCCAGATCGATGGTTTCGATCTCAAGCGCGGCTTCGCCGGTTTTCCTGCGCTTACGATTGATGGTGTCTAACGCCCAGTCGATGATGGTCAGTGTACGCAGGCCCAGAAAGTCGAACTTCACCAGACCCGCTTCTTCCACATCGTTCTTGTCAAACTGGGTCACCAAACCCTGACCGTATTCGTCACAGTAGGTGGCGGAGAAGTCGGTCAGTTTGGTGGGCGCAATCACGACACCGCCGGCATGTTTGCCGACGTTGCGGGTGACGCCTTCCAGCTTGTAGGCCATCTCCATGATTTCCTGCGCTTCTTCGCTGCCATTCACGAAGTCGCGCAGAGTTTCCTCCTGCTCCCAGGCCTTGTTCAGAGTCATCCCCACTTCAAACGGGATCAGCTTGGAGAGGCGGTCAGCCAGACCGAAGGGTTTGCCCTGTACACGTGCGACGTCACGTACCACCGCCTTGGCGGCCATGGTGCCATAGGTGATGATCTGCGATACCGCGTCGCGACCATAGGTGCGCGCCACGTAGTCAATCACTTTGTCACGGTTATCCATGCAGAAATCGATATCGAAGTCAGGCATGGACACACGTTCCGGGTTCAGGAAGCGTTCGAACAGCAGGTCATATTCCAGCGGGTCCAGATCGGTAATCTTCTGCACATAGGCCACCAGAGAACCGGCACCGGAGCCGCGCCCCGGCCCTACCGGAATGCCGTTTTCCTTGGCCCACTTGATGAAGTCCATCACTATGAGGAAGTAGCCGGGAAAACCCATCTGAATGATGATATCCAGCTCAAACTCCAACCGCTCTTCGTAGGGCCTGCGCCGCTCCTGATAGTCCGGCGCATCCTTGTCGAGCAGAAATGCCAGTCGTTCCTCCAAACCTTCCCAAGACACCTGACGGAAGTAGTCATCCATCAACATCCCTTCCGGCACGGGGTAGCGCGGCAGGTAGTACGTTCCCAGTTCCAGCTCGATGTTGCAGCGCCGAGCGATCTCGACCGTGTTTTCCAGTGCACTGGGAATGTCACTGAACAACTCGGCCATCTCATCAGCGGAACGGAAGTATTGTTGATCGGAGTAATTGTGCGGTCGTTGCGGATCATCCAAAGTGCGACCCAGGTTGATACACACCCGAGCCTCATGGGCCTCAAAGTCATCCTGCTTAAGGAACATCACTTCATTGGTGGCCACCAGCGGGCAGCCCGTTCTTGCCGCCAGTTCAACACTGGCATGCACCAGCGCCTCATCACCTGAGCGTCCGGTACGCTGAACTTCAAGGTAAAAACTGTCCGGAAAGACCTTACGCCAGCTGTCGAG
This DNA window, taken from Marinobacterium iners, encodes the following:
- a CDS encoding CTP synthase — encoded protein: MTRYIFVTGGVVSSLGKGIASASLAAILEARGLKVTMLKLDPYINVDPGTMSPFQHGEVFVTEDGAETDLDLGHYERFIRTTMSKRNNFTTGRVYQHVLRKERRGDYLGGTVQVIPHITDEIKRRVIEGAGDADVALVEIGGTVGDIESLPFLEAVRQLKAEVGASRALFMHLTLVPYIATAGETKTKPTQHSVKELRSIGIQPDILVCRSEKPLDESSRRKVAMFTNVEERAVISLPDANTIYNIPAMLWEQHLDEIVTERFRINCKAADLAEWNRVADAFLRPDGEVTIAMVGKYMELLDAYKSLIEAISHAGIALRQKVRIEYIDSERVEREGCGILEGFSAILVPGGFGERGVEGKIEAVRFARENKVPYLGICLGMQVAVIEYARHVAGLDGANSTEFDRQSPHPVIALITEWTDHTGEIEVRGENSDLGGTMRLGAQTCHLAAGSNVAEAYGSTEIRERHRHRYEVNNNYVPLLEEAGLKITGRSVDGELVEVVEAPDHPWFVACQFHPEFTSTPRDGHGLFTGFIKAALTRQAQQ
- the surE gene encoding 5'/3'-nucleotidase SurE: MLILISNDDGVYAPGLATLAERLKQDAETCVVAPDRNRSGASNSLTLDRPLEAHQHHSGYIGINGTPTDCVHLGGSGLFTEQRRPDIVVSGINAGANLGDDVLYSGTVAAATEGRHCRLPPIAVSMHSFHPKHYETAAEIVASLVQRLDSLVVAPRTVLNVNVPDLPLDQIRGIHVTRLGHRHGAEPPVQVEDPRGRIRYWIAGAGAAADAEPGTDFFAVENGFVSVTPLQIDMTHYTGMDNLGDWLEGLL
- the tilS gene encoding tRNA lysidine(34) synthetase TilS; amino-acid sequence: MSDLLVGLRQQLDTCPKVRRWVVALSGGLDSSLLLFLLQRLAPSQSVIALHIDHQLQAGSALWAEHCREQCGRLNIPFNLIRVTPDSDSEASARAARYHAFESFLQPGDCLLLAQHADDQAETLLLRLLRGSGVMGLAAMPRSRPLGQGMLLRPLLQQSRECLERAAFELGLEPVEDPSNANPRYDRNLLRLNVLPVLKQRWPGFLSRCSETAAVMREASELLTERAQEDISRCAERGGLSLARLNLLSQARQRNLLHVWVSEQSGHRLGRAQLLQLEKDLLHARADAQPVFRLPDHQLRRHQGVLYLLPDPLPLVEEGERNLVVGESIQLPLGCLQWQPARRGLPVGQRLTLQLRRGGERLRPLGRGGSVSLKQLLQEAGLPPWLRACQPLLLKDGEIVAVPGITLCEAAGSEEGLLPIWSGFGLS
- the eno gene encoding phosphopyruvate hydratase, which codes for MAQIANIKAREVLDSRGNPTVEADVILTSGVMGTACAPSGASTGSREALELRDGDKSRYLGKGVKKAVAAVNGTIREALIGMDVTDQRALDDKMLALDGTENKANLGANAILAVSLAAAKAAATEKGIPLYAHIAEINGTAGQFSMPVPMMNILNGGEHADNNVDIQEFMVQPVNFDNFGDALRCGAEIFHALKAVLKTRGLNTAVGDEGGFAPNLGSNEEALVVIKEAIDKAGYKLGTDVTLALDCASSEFYKDGKYDLAGEGKVFDAEGFGDYLAQLCENYPIVSIEDGMDESDWDGWASLTRKIGDKVQLVGDDLFVTNTKILKRGIDNAIANSILIKFNQIGSLSETLDAIKMAKDAGYTAVISHRSGETEDTTIADLAVGTAAGQIKTGSLCRSDRVAKYNRLLRIAEELGDKAVYNGLKEIKGQA
- a CDS encoding DUF368 domain-containing protein, which gives rise to MRSKKDYLVLSGKGMMMGAADVVPGVSGGTIAFITGIYEELIDSIKQFNPEAVRILFNEGLMSCWRYINGSFLLALVSGILLSLLTISRVVLYLLDEYPILLWSFFFGLILASTWSVARHIRGWNMNLMATFATGVLLAYIITEQAPGSVEPSSLIIFLAGMIAICAMILPGISGSFILLLMGMYAPILGAIKALEWAILLVFMAGCVVGLLSFSRVLSWAFHHHRMMTLALLGGFMLGSLNKVWPWKYTLSYTINSKGEEVPVLQQNLLPGSFEALTGLNDWFWPALLLMLVGAALGILLDRQKT
- the accA gene encoding acetyl-CoA carboxylase carboxyl transferase subunit alpha, with the translated sequence MNPNYLDFEQPIAELEAKISELRHVNEGTDGLNLGDELEKLQDKSRSLTESIFKDLSAWQISQLARHPQRPYTLDYVQHVFDDFDEIHGDRHFADDQAIVGGLARLDGRPVMVIGHQKGREVKEKVRRNFGMPRPEGYRKALRMMEMAERFKLPVLTFIDTPGAYPGIDAEERGQSEAIAFNLAKMSQLNTPIISTVIGEGGSGGALAIGVCDELLMLQYGTYSVISPEGCASILWKSAERASDAAKAMGITSGRLHELGLVDQVISEPLGGAHRNPELMAANLKKHLLETLDRLADLPAEELLERRYQRLMSYGVFED
- the truD gene encoding tRNA pseudouridine(13) synthase TruD, coding for MFDSACEWLLGEPPSTAIIRSCPEDFQVFEQLPFEPDGEGEHLFLHIRKRGENTDWVARQLANFCQISPRDVGYAGKKDRHAVTEQWFSVRLPIGRTLNWSLFGGDSIDVLHSCRHSRKLRLGALSGNRFVIRLRDLTEPEAFVERVEKIRQGVPNFFGEQRFGNAGGNLDKGLALLEGRLRERQRHKKGLYISALRSWLFNQVINTRLRQEIWDRILPGDVLMLDGSQSCFMADDAPDLMARLQRGDVHLTGPMWGRGQLMTRDEAAVFEQAALAPAQAICQGLESLGLNQERRALRLIPKALAAREASEGQWILEFELPSGAFATSVLRELCQWQNAAASAEVN
- the ftsB gene encoding cell division protein FtsB, producing the protein MYRWLLLILLLLLAGLQYRLWFGEANLRQVWQLEEQILQQQVENQQLAERNQRLEAEVQDLKRGLGALEERARSEMGMVRKGETFFQLIEPEPEQPRP
- a CDS encoding protein-L-isoaspartate(D-aspartate) O-methyltransferase, with amino-acid sequence MIDMDLQGIGMTSRRTRDRLAQRLRDQGVISEEVLNVVRDTPRHIFIDEALSHRAYEDTALPIGYNQTISQPYIVARMTELLLEGESLNKVLEVGTGSGYQTAVLAQLVDQVFSVERIRPLQEKARKRLQRLKLHNVMLRHTDGGMGWPEKAPFDGILVTAAPREIPHELLEQLAVGGRLVIPVGHDEQILKRITRVTEDKYETETLEAVRFVPLLSGTVR